In Bacteroidota bacterium, the genomic window AACAGCCGCAAAAGATCGTATAGCCTCCCCGGTCGTTAGTCCTCGAATCTGTAATGATATTTCCACTGTTATCCGAATTTTTTGCAGAAGTCCAGCCCATTTTGTGGGACCACCTGCCATCACGATCCTTCCGGTACCAATGGTAATCATGTCCAGGATACAAAGCCAATGCCTCCGGGTGCTGACACTTTTCGCAGCCACATCCCTTGTCACAGTCAACCGGTTTCAAACCATCTGTAATTGCCGCACTGACAACTGCTTTGCAATTATTCAGGTCTGCCCAGGAAAGGGTGATGCCATGAGCGCGACCGGGTTGTGCATACGTGCCGGTCTTGATGTCGCATCCATAGTTGTAACAAATGATTTATCTCCTCTGTTCTTATTTATACCAAAACACCCTAAAAGGTCGGGGCAAAAAGTGAAAAAGTTTTCAACAAAATGAAAAATATTTCGTAAAGCGTTAATAATCAATGAGAATAATTTTGAAAAAATTTCAAAATTTCGGATAAGATTTAGCAAAAAGGGACTCCAACCGCTACGCGGTTTGAGTCCCAATAGATATGGCCGCACCATCGCAACGCGACTTCGCTTGGTGCATAATGATTTAATCATCCAATTATCCCTTAAGAATATTCACTTGCCTGTCACCACCCCAATTTAACCTACGGCAGGCAAGTGAAATACTTAAAAGCAGGAATCCTTAGATTCAGACCTTAAAGTCCTTCTGAATTACCAGATTTTAAGGATCATCATCACTTTTGGGACCTGGAGGTGGGCTAATTGGTGGAGGTGGAGGTGGATCCCCCCCTCCCCTGATCTTATTCATTTGAAAATAAGTCAGTTGGTCATACTGGTTCTTAGTAAAGAACGGATTTTGAGTGTACATAGTTCTGGCATTTTGAAGTGTTTGTCTACTCTTTTTAAGCTTTTCGACATCCGCTTCAATGGCGCCATTGTATCTATTTATACCAAAACACCCTAAAAGGTCGGGGCTAACACGGAAAAACTTTTCAACATTTTATAAAATTTTTTCAAAATGGTTGATAATTAGTAATTTATAATAGAACTTTTTTTATCTTTATAATCTGGGATGGTTCAACTGCCCGAAGAGATTTTACCTGACAGGGATTAGTATGATAGTATCGCCTATTTATAGTTTCCTGATCGTGTTTGTCATTACATTAAATGTACTGGGAGGTGAAGTGCATTATGGTGCCTCCGGCGATAACTCATTGCGTGCAATCCGGAAAGATACCGTTAGCCGGGCCGAAAGCTTTTACCAATCAGGTAATTACGACAGCGCTTTGTACTATTTTTCGAAAGCTTCTGAATTCTATTATCATGCCAGTGACTGGCCCACTTATAGTAAAAGTCTAACCGGTATCAGTAAATGTTACCGGAAAAAGGGTGACATTGTTGATGCAGGGTTATTTCTTTATAAAGCCGACAGTTTATATAAAGTAAAGCACATCGAAGACAAGTTTCTTTTCGCAGATATTGAATATAACAAGTCTATGATTTTATTTGAAAATGGAGCTTATCATGAATCAATTGAAACTATAAACGAGTTCATTAAAACCTGGAAACCTCTGGCCAATAATAAAGATACTGTTTTAGCCCTTTTTTATAACGCACTCGGATTGAATTACCGGACGCTAGGTGATATTGATATGGCACTTGAATATTATCGGACAGCTGTCGATTTAAAAAAAAATGGGGAAGGCAGTAATGATAATGAGTTAGCAACATATTACAATAATGTGGCCATTACGTATTTGGTAAAAGGTTCTTATCTCGAAGCCATTAGCTATTCGAAAAAAGCTATTGATATATATGAATTGAGCCCAACTACATATACAGTAAATTTGGCAAAGGTATATATAACACTTGGCGGAATCTATGAACAAATGGGTAACTATGATTCTGCTTTAATTATTTTTGATAAGGCGGCGTTTATATATCAATCACATCTTGGTTCGAATTATTATAAACTTGGGGATGTATACATAAATATTGGCAATATTTTCAATTTGAAAGGTGAATGGTTAAAGTCAGTAGAATATTACAATAATGCAAGGCTCATCTTGGAAGTAAATAATATTCCAAACAAATCAAGATTTTCAGACATTATATACACTACCGGTTTAATCTATTACAATAATCAGCAATATCAAGAAGCAAAATCGGAATTTGTTAAATGTATCGATATCAGTAAAAAATTTTGTCCTTCCTATCTTCCCTATACATACGCTGCTCTGGCTGACTGTTACGTAATGCTTAATGATCCTGATATGGCCAGCCAATATTATTCAATGACCATTGAAGAAAGAATTAAATGTTCCGGCAGCCATCATCCTGATCTTGCCTTTGATTATCTCAGTTATAGTATTTTTTTATGGAGAACGAATGATAGTACAAGGTGTTTTAATTACATGCAAAAAGCCTATGATATTTATGTCCTCAATTATGGAATAAGACATCCTTCTACTGCTAATGTATTGACGTATATGGGTGATTATTACTCAGGCAAGGGAGCCTACAGTCAGGCTCTGGATTATTACCAAAAGGCCTTAATAGCTGTATCAAAGAATTTTAATGTTGAGGATGATTTTTCAAATCCATCGATTCATGAATGCCTATCGGAGATCCAGTTGCTCAAAACATTAAAAAGGAAAGCCGAAGCCCTTTATAAGCTTTATCAGCTTTATCCCGACAGCCTGCAGGTGCTTGAAGCCGGCCTGAAAACATCACAGCTTGCTGTCGATCTGATACAATACTTACGTATATCCTATACTGACCCGGAAAGTAAAATCGCAGTGACGGAAAATTACCGCAGTACACTTATCACCGGACTTAAAATCGCAATGGAATTGTATGACGTGACAAAAAATGTCGAATTTTTAAGCCATGCCTTTGCCTTCGCCGAATTATCAAAAGCAGCAATTTTACAGGAAACGATGAAAGATGCCGAGGCAAAAATTGTGGGAAATGTTCCGGCAAGCTACATCGACAAGGAAAAAGAATACAATCATTCCATTTATGCATCTCAACAGCTTGTTTCAGAAGAATTACTACAAAAAAATCCCGATAGTGTGAAAATTGATCTGTGGAATGAAAAACTCTTTGAATTAAAAAACGAGAGAACAAATTTTGTCAAAGAGCTTGAAAAGAAATTTCCTTTATACTATGACCTGAAATATGGTCAGAACGTCATTACTCTTGACGGACTTCTTAAAAATATGGGTCCAAACGAGGCCATTATTGAGTACGTTGTTGAAGATCTGTTCATCTATATTTTTGCCTGTAATGATGAAGGAGAATCTGCAGTAGCCGTTGAAACCGTCGACAGCAGCTTTTATGCGCAAGTCGAAGAGATCATAAATGATTTATATACAGAAAATTTCGATCATCAGTCCATGAGCGAATTCTCTGAATTTACTGGCGCCTTATACGACCTCTATACAAAATTATTATTGCCTGTTTCGGCATTATTGACAGATAAAGATTTGATCATCATACCTGACGGCAAGTTAGCGTACATTCCTTTCGAGATATTGCTTGACGAGGCGCCTGTCAGTCAAAATGATTACTATAAACTGGGGTACCTGCTGAAGAGACATGCCATCGGATACAGCTACTCTGCGACGCTTCTGTCGGGTGAAAGGTTCCACAGGAATGTTGCAAAAAACAGGCTGGTGGCTTTTGCTCCCGATTACAACTACCATACTATCGCTGATAAAATAACTAATAGAGATACAACATCAAAAGACGCTCCGGTACATTTGAAGTTCGTGCAGGATGAAGTGTCGTTTATTGCCAGGTTATACCGGGGAGATGTTTTCAAAGACAGCGATGCAAATGAAACGCTTTTTAAGTCATGTGCCGGTGATTACTCCATCATTCATCTTGCCATGCATGGGTTTATTGATGAAGATAATCCGATGTATTCGAAACTTATCTTTGCCTCAGATAACGACTCTGTTGATGACGGATATCTGTATACGTACGAAATATATAACCTGACTCTGAACGCTACGATGGCCGTATTGAGTGCCTGTAATACTTTTTCGGGCCACTATATTAATGGCGAAGGCATCATGAGCATAGCACGTGGATTTTATTTTGCCGGTTGTCCCGGGATTATTGCAACACGATGGCCGGTATATGATAAAAGCAGTGCTGAAATCATAAAAACATTTTACTCCTATCTCAAAAAGGGCAAATCCAAGATTGAATCGTTACGGCTTGCAAAACTAGCGTATCTTGAATCGGCCGATCCACTGAATAGCCATCCTCATTTCTGGGCCGGATTTGCCAGCATAGGGAATCCGGCAAATGTTCCATGTAGCGATAAGTACCGCCCAGCCTTTGTATTAACGCTGATCATCCTTATAGTGGGTATTTCAGGGATAAGTTTATTAAGAAGGTGCGGGTATAAGGTGAAATGGAAAAAGAGGCGATATTAATCGTGTCTCATTTTTGAAAGTAATGTCCCGGCCATTTTTTGATAATGGTGGCTTGTTCGCTTAAGTTCCTGCAATAATTCTTCCGCACCAGGTATATTCTCTGTTTTTAAATAGGTTAAAGCCAGATACCATCGGGCCTGATCGGAAAACAAAATATCCTGATGGTCAATCACAGTCTGCAGGTAAGGAATGGCTTCATTGTATCTCTCAAGTTCCATCAGTGAGATGGCTGTGTAAAACGGCGTGGCCATATCCGATGAATCGGTTTGCCTGACGCGGATAAAGTTGGAGTAAGCTCCCTGGTAGTCCTGCACATCATATAATTGCAACCCTGTTGAAAAAATTGTGTTGGTTTGATTGATGCCGGATCTGACATCGCCGGGTGTCTCATAAACATGGTAATAACGTGCAAACAGTTTGTCACTGTCTTGATGTCTGCCGGGCATAATGATCCACATGGCCGCTGTAGCAACTGAAATCAGGATGAGGGCTGCCGCTGCATATTTCAACCACCCGACGGAGTGTTTTTTATTTACTACCTCGTGGTGGATTTCTTCAAGCATGTCCCTCAACCTATTCACGTCATCCTGCATCAAAGCCTTGTCCACTTTGCAATGCAGCCGGTACATCCTGTTCAGTTCGGGATTGGTATTAAGTTCATGTTCAAACTCTTCCCGCTCTTTCCCTGTCAAATCCCCATTTAGGTAATCAATTATTAACAAGTTGTAATTCCGGTTGATTTTCATGTTCCATCATTACTTTAAATTCCGGGTCTTCCCTGATATTTCTGATCAAGGTTACCTTGCAACTGTATTTTTTTCTTCTGACGTCGATAACACCTTCATAGTTCATTATGCTGGCAATTTCTTTTGTCTGGATTTTTTCCAGGTAAAATTTTATAATTTTCCGGCATTCCTCACTCAGATTATTAAAATGTTTATAAAATAACCTGGATTCGCGATTTATTATATAAGTTGCGAATAATTCGTCTACTTCTTCTTTTCTCAGGCACTCATAATCGTTGTTATCCTCATCAAACTGTTTCATGCGCCATCTTATCTCTTTAAACCACAGGTTTTTGCAAACCGAAAACAAAAAAGTCTGAAAAGAGCATGTGAGTTCAAGGTCACTATGTTTTATCTTTTCATAGATTATAATAATTGTTTCCTGAAAAATGTCCTTGGCATCGTCGACGCTGCCAAAATTATTCATTACAAATTGTTCGACCAGAGGATAATTGGCGCTATATACTTCATTAAGAATCTTACGGTCGCAGTGTCTAATTCCGTCAATGATTATTTCGGACCCTCTGTATCTCATCTTAGTTATGGCTTATTTGCCGGTGCAATTACAAAACAACCTTTTAAGCAAAGATAAAATAATTTATCTTAATCACAAATTGTCAATTGATAAATATTTATTGTAAGTTGATATTACATTCATCTTTATCAGATAAAAAATGAATTTCTCCTTCTTGAGCGGTTGGGTATCCATAATGAAGTAATTTTGAAGAACAGAAGCCGAGACAATTGGTTTTTGCCTTATATTAACTTAGATAAGAAAGAAAAATATCCAATATCGAATTACCAAAACCAATTTCAATTGCCAATTTACCATGAGAATGACAATGATGAAAGTGTAAGTTTCCCCTAATCAGATAGATCTTGCTCATAATCACCTCTTCGGGAACCATTGGCACATTTTCTTCATTCATGATGACTGATTTATGCTGGTGAAATTTATTCATGCTCAGAAATAAGCTTTCAAATGTCAATCCGGAAAAAATGAATAGGTGACCTTGTATCGATCGGAGTTTTTTATACGGTAAGAGTTGTATATATTACTATAATATTTTACCGGATTCAAAGTCAGGAATAAAAAAAATTTGCTTTTGGTCACTTTTTTTGTATCTTTACGTAAACATTTTTTATACAATACCGTTTATAGGTTGCCATTGAATTTGATATAATTTTAAATTATAATATTAATTAAAATCTAACCAAAAACTACGCCTATGAAAAAGCTGTTACAACTTATCAGATTGCATTTCCTTATTGGGATATTGCTTGTCAGTTTAACTGCAAATGCTCAGAATTACAAGTATCCCTGGGCTGTCGGTGTAAGCTGGCACTGGGTCGATTTCTGGGCCGTGGAATTACCTGTCCGCGACCAGCTCACTCAAGCCCATTGGGTGGGTGAGGTATTACCGTCAAAAATATCGGTCGGACGTTCTCTTATCCCCTCTCTCACTTTAGAAGGTAACTTTGGATTTATGCAGTATGAAAATTCGAAGATTCGTTGGGGTGGCAACCCGAATCATGCTACTGATTCGGTCCTTCTGATTAATAACTTCCTTTGGTATGCTAACATTGAATTACAGTACCAGTTTGCCAATGGATATCTACTGAATAAAAATTCCTTTTTTACACCCTACATTTTTGGTGCAATTGGTGCGACCGGTATTGATGAAAAACCGTACCTCACTTTCGGTCCTGGCATTGGGCTTGAATTCTGGCCCTATAAACTGATTGGCATTAATTTTACAGCCGCTTATAAATATTTGACTGATTTCCAAGATTATATGAATTATTCTGTTGGCCTGAAAGTCAGGTTTGGAAAGGCAAAAGACACTGATAAAGATGGTATTTCAGATAAGGATGATGCCTGCCCATATGTATGGGGCCTTGAAAAATTTAATGGCTGCCCGGATACGGATGGCGATGGTTTGGTGGATAGCCTCGATCGTTGCCCGACACAACCAGGACCCCTCGAATTTAAAGGTTGCCCTGACAGGGACAAAGATGGGATACCGGATATCGACGACAAATGTCCTGACATAGCCGGACCTGTTGAATTAAAGGGTTGTCCTGACAAAGATAAAGATGGTATTCCGGATATGGATGACAGATGTCCTGACATACCCGGACCTGTTGAATCAAATGGTTGCCCTGACAGAGATAAAGACGGTATTCCGGATATTGATGACAGGTGTCCTGATATACCCGGACCGGTAGAATTTAAAGGATGCCCGGATTCAGATAAAGATGGTATACCGGATATTGATGATGCATGTCCGACAGAACCGGGGGTGATCGCATTACAGGGATGTCCTGATACAGATGGCGATGGCATAATAGACAAAGATGATAAATGCCCGAAAGAGAAAGGACCTAAGGAAAATAACGGCTGTCCTGTGATTGAGAAAATCACGGTAATTGATACGGTCAAGGTTAAACAAATTGAAAAAACCCTGCAGAGCTTCGCTGACCTCATTGAGTTTGAAACAGGTAAGTATGTCATCAAGCCGATATCTTATCCGAAGCTTGATAACATCGTTAAGATCATGGGCGAATATCCAAACTCAAAATTCACCATTGATGGTCACACCGATGATGTTGGCAGTGATGCTTCTAACCAGACCTTATCAGAGAACCGTGCCATGGCTGTAAGGCAATACTTTATTGATAAAGGCATCGATGGAAGCCGGTTAGCTGCTGCCGGATATGGCGAATCGCGACCCAGAGATACCAATGCCACAGTTGAAGGCCGAGCAAGGAACAGACGTGTTGAAATACACCTTGCTCAATAGTACAAATTAACAGTCTGCTCATAATTAAAAGGGCTGTCCACTTTATTGCGGATTGCCCTTTTTTATATGTGTTACCCGGAATATCTTTATCAATAAAAACCAATATCACTAAGGTATTTTAAAGGTGGACCCTGATGTTTTTTCAATATAGTGAAATAAAAAAATTATTGTATTGTAATAAATTTTAATTTTACTATTTGATATAAATATTATCTTTAATATCTTCGTGTTTAATTTCATAAGTACCGAATACATCTTTTTACTAATTTTTAAAATAATAAAACTATGAGACAGTTTGATTTACGCGTTTTAGCTTTTCTTTCCATCTTCATCTTCTTTTTATCCAGTTGTGTTACAACAAAATTACCGGAAGCCTATAAAACAACGCCTCCGGTACTGGAAATGAAAGGTGGAAAAATTGATGTCAGTGTTCAGGCGACTATCCCGCCGAAATCCTTTAATAAGAAAGATAAGGTAGAATTTACTCCTGTTCTAAAGTATGCCGGGCAGGAAAAACAGCTCAAGACCATTACCCTTGTTGGTGAAAAGTACAAAGGGGAAGGCGACGTTATTTATAAAAAGGCAGGTGGCACAATCAAATACAGTGATATTATCGATTATGTACCTGATATGGATGTGTCAGAACTGA contains:
- a CDS encoding OmpA family protein, whose translation is MKKLLQLIRLHFLIGILLVSLTANAQNYKYPWAVGVSWHWVDFWAVELPVRDQLTQAHWVGEVLPSKISVGRSLIPSLTLEGNFGFMQYENSKIRWGGNPNHATDSVLLINNFLWYANIELQYQFANGYLLNKNSFFTPYIFGAIGATGIDEKPYLTFGPGIGLEFWPYKLIGINFTAAYKYLTDFQDYMNYSVGLKVRFGKAKDTDKDGISDKDDACPYVWGLEKFNGCPDTDGDGLVDSLDRCPTQPGPLEFKGCPDRDKDGIPDIDDKCPDIAGPVELKGCPDKDKDGIPDMDDRCPDIPGPVESNGCPDRDKDGIPDIDDRCPDIPGPVEFKGCPDSDKDGIPDIDDACPTEPGVIALQGCPDTDGDGIIDKDDKCPKEKGPKENNGCPVIEKITVIDTVKVKQIEKTLQSFADLIEFETGKYVIKPISYPKLDNIVKIMGEYPNSKFTIDGHTDDVGSDASNQTLSENRAMAVRQYFIDKGIDGSRLAAAGYGESRPRDTNATVEGRARNRRVEIHLAQ
- a CDS encoding tetratricopeptide repeat protein, with the protein product MKINRNYNLLIIDYLNGDLTGKEREEFEHELNTNPELNRMYRLHCKVDKALMQDDVNRLRDMLEEIHHEVVNKKHSVGWLKYAAAALILISVATAAMWIIMPGRHQDSDKLFARYYHVYETPGDVRSGINQTNTIFSTGLQLYDVQDYQGAYSNFIRVRQTDSSDMATPFYTAISLMELERYNEAIPYLQTVIDHQDILFSDQARWYLALTYLKTENIPGAEELLQELKRTSHHYQKMAGTLLSKMRHD
- a CDS encoding CHAT domain-containing protein, translating into MIVSPIYSFLIVFVITLNVLGGEVHYGASGDNSLRAIRKDTVSRAESFYQSGNYDSALYYFSKASEFYYHASDWPTYSKSLTGISKCYRKKGDIVDAGLFLYKADSLYKVKHIEDKFLFADIEYNKSMILFENGAYHESIETINEFIKTWKPLANNKDTVLALFYNALGLNYRTLGDIDMALEYYRTAVDLKKNGEGSNDNELATYYNNVAITYLVKGSYLEAISYSKKAIDIYELSPTTYTVNLAKVYITLGGIYEQMGNYDSALIIFDKAAFIYQSHLGSNYYKLGDVYINIGNIFNLKGEWLKSVEYYNNARLILEVNNIPNKSRFSDIIYTTGLIYYNNQQYQEAKSEFVKCIDISKKFCPSYLPYTYAALADCYVMLNDPDMASQYYSMTIEERIKCSGSHHPDLAFDYLSYSIFLWRTNDSTRCFNYMQKAYDIYVLNYGIRHPSTANVLTYMGDYYSGKGAYSQALDYYQKALIAVSKNFNVEDDFSNPSIHECLSEIQLLKTLKRKAEALYKLYQLYPDSLQVLEAGLKTSQLAVDLIQYLRISYTDPESKIAVTENYRSTLITGLKIAMELYDVTKNVEFLSHAFAFAELSKAAILQETMKDAEAKIVGNVPASYIDKEKEYNHSIYASQQLVSEELLQKNPDSVKIDLWNEKLFELKNERTNFVKELEKKFPLYYDLKYGQNVITLDGLLKNMGPNEAIIEYVVEDLFIYIFACNDEGESAVAVETVDSSFYAQVEEIINDLYTENFDHQSMSEFSEFTGALYDLYTKLLLPVSALLTDKDLIIIPDGKLAYIPFEILLDEAPVSQNDYYKLGYLLKRHAIGYSYSATLLSGERFHRNVAKNRLVAFAPDYNYHTIADKITNRDTTSKDAPVHLKFVQDEVSFIARLYRGDVFKDSDANETLFKSCAGDYSIIHLAMHGFIDEDNPMYSKLIFASDNDSVDDGYLYTYEIYNLTLNATMAVLSACNTFSGHYINGEGIMSIARGFYFAGCPGIIATRWPVYDKSSAEIIKTFYSYLKKGKSKIESLRLAKLAYLESADPLNSHPHFWAGFASIGNPANVPCSDKYRPAFVLTLIILIVGISGISLLRRCGYKVKWKKRRY
- a CDS encoding sigma-70 family RNA polymerase sigma factor; this translates as MRYRGSEIIIDGIRHCDRKILNEVYSANYPLVEQFVMNNFGSVDDAKDIFQETIIIIYEKIKHSDLELTCSFQTFLFSVCKNLWFKEIRWRMKQFDEDNNDYECLRKEEVDELFATYIINRESRLFYKHFNNLSEECRKIIKFYLEKIQTKEIASIMNYEGVIDVRRKKYSCKVTLIRNIREDPEFKVMMEHENQPELQLVNN